In the Selenihalanaerobacter shriftii genome, TAGATAATTATACTCCTCAATAGGTTCAATTGATAACTCCTACTTTTCTCATTTAGCCTAAAGTTCAAGGCTGACTGTGATATTATGTTATCTCTTACTTTTATAGAAGTATTTGTGCTTATTGATATTATTACTCTCTATTGATAGCCTCTATTTCTCTCATCCAGTCTAAAACCCAGACTGGCTGTGAATTAAGATATCCTTTATCCCTGTAGAAATCTTTATGCTTATTGATAATTTTGATTTTCAATTGATATCTTCTACTTCTCTCCTCTAGCCATGGCTATCTTACCGGTTCGTACTAATTCTAAAATACCAAAAGGTCTTAATAACTCTTCAATAGCATTTACCTTTTCCTCATTACCAGTAACTTCAACTACTATTGAGTCAGAGGCTACATCTACTATCTTACCCCTAAAGATATCTACTACCTGCATTATTTCAGATCTAGTATTTGAACCTGCCTTTACTTTTATTAATGCTAAATCTCTATCTATAGATGGATCTTTAGTAATATCACTTACCTTATAAACATCTATTAATTTATTTAATTGTTTAGTTACCTGTTCTAAGACTTGGTTAGTACCTGCTACTACAATAGTAATT is a window encoding:
- the ilvN gene encoding acetolactate synthase small subunit, producing the protein MKHTVSVLVANKSGVLARIASLFSRRGFNIDSLSVGTTDDPTVSRITIVVAGTNQVLEQVTKQLNKLIDVYKVSDITKDPSIDRDLALIKVKAGSNTRSEIMQVVDIFRGKIVDVASDSIVVEVTGNEEKVNAIEELLRPFGILELVRTGKIAMARGEK